Proteins encoded together in one Deltaproteobacteria bacterium window:
- the queD gene encoding 6-carboxytetrahydropterin synthase QueD, protein MYELKVISQFSAAHSLRNFHGKCESLHGHNWKVEIYVTASKLDQAELVMDFGEIKKHTTEVLAELDHKYLNDLKFFQINNPSSENIARFIYQGLAPKINHGPVKLARVSAWESETSCATYIP, encoded by the coding sequence ATGTATGAACTGAAGGTTATCAGCCAGTTTTCGGCAGCGCATAGCCTGAGGAACTTTCATGGGAAGTGTGAGTCCCTGCATGGCCATAACTGGAAGGTCGAGATCTACGTTACTGCCTCCAAACTGGATCAAGCGGAACTGGTCATGGATTTTGGCGAGATTAAAAAGCATACGACCGAGGTCCTGGCTGAGCTGGACCATAAGTACCTGAATGACCTCAAATTTTTCCAGATCAACAACCCCTCCTCCGAAAACATCGCCCGTTTCATCTATCAAGGCCTGGCTCCTAAAATCAACCACGGACCGGTCAAACTCGCCAGGGTCTCGGCCTGGGAATCAGAAACCTCCTGCGCCACCTATATCCCTTAA
- a CDS encoding zinc ribbon domain-containing protein: MMLKCTACGNEMESRTCSSCHGENLPDARFCCYCGKALKEPSAVKAGDDPYDLDSRILCSDENCIGIINEHGVCTECGRPHNFKE; this comes from the coding sequence ATGATGCTTAAATGCACGGCCTGTGGAAATGAGATGGAAAGCAGGACCTGTTCGTCCTGTCATGGCGAAAACCTGCCTGACGCTCGCTTTTGCTGTTACTGCGGGAAAGCTCTAAAGGAACCGTCCGCAGTGAAAGCAGGTGATGATCCCTATGACCTTGACAGCCGCATCCTGTGCAGTGATGAAAACTGCATCGGCATTATCAACGAACATGGCGTCTGTACCGAGTGCGGCCGACCACACAATTTTAAAGAATAA
- a CDS encoding CoA-binding protein yields the protein MDLHEKIDILFNPKSVAIIGASRTIGKWGFTFTLHLTQGQYKGAVYPINPAGGNLLGHKLYRSLKEIPGPVDLAFILLPPEKVAEAIAQCGEIGVPAIVVITAGFQELGSVGRILEEEVAAAARATQIAMVGPNCAGISSPYPMKLYCMMQPNFPPPGNIALVSQSGNIAGSIQHICWKQDIGISRCVSVGNQALLKTEDFLEYFITDEQTKVVIAYLESVSDGKRFMDVARRLTSVKPLILIKGGQTATGVRAAKSHTGAIAGSDAVFEGMCQQCGIIRVNDVEDMFDTAVAVISQPLPEGNRVGIVANGGGWGVLTADACIEAGLDVVELPEEALEALDKRLPPWWNRQNPVDMVAGMSRGAFFKAIETLAKTEVIDGLIVLGFGYANAQAGVFGTVPDTQEQNISEYVKGALYSDTRGMNFILDIIAQHQKPVLLSSEFIVGADRDQNEAVLALRRENVVIYPSSRRPARVLARMARYNQYLKSRARGH from the coding sequence ATGGACCTTCATGAAAAAATAGATATTCTCTTTAATCCCAAGTCTGTGGCCATCATTGGCGCATCCAGGACCATTGGCAAATGGGGGTTTACCTTCACACTGCACCTGACTCAAGGCCAGTACAAGGGGGCCGTCTACCCGATTAATCCGGCCGGAGGAAACCTGCTGGGGCACAAGCTTTACAGGAGTTTGAAGGAGATTCCCGGACCGGTGGACCTGGCCTTTATTCTTTTACCACCGGAAAAGGTGGCCGAAGCCATTGCTCAATGCGGGGAAATCGGTGTCCCGGCCATCGTCGTTATCACGGCCGGCTTTCAAGAATTGGGTTCGGTCGGCCGAATTCTGGAAGAGGAAGTCGCGGCCGCGGCCCGGGCGACGCAAATAGCCATGGTCGGTCCGAATTGCGCCGGAATTTCCAGCCCCTATCCCATGAAGCTTTACTGCATGATGCAGCCAAATTTTCCTCCACCCGGAAACATCGCCCTGGTCTCCCAGAGCGGAAACATAGCCGGGTCCATCCAGCACATCTGCTGGAAGCAGGACATCGGCATCAGCCGATGCGTCAGCGTGGGAAACCAGGCCCTTTTGAAGACTGAAGATTTCCTGGAATACTTTATTACCGACGAACAGACCAAGGTGGTCATCGCCTATCTTGAGAGCGTCTCAGACGGGAAGCGCTTTATGGACGTCGCCCGCAGGCTCACTAGCGTCAAGCCGCTTATCCTCATCAAGGGAGGCCAGACCGCAACCGGGGTCCGGGCCGCGAAATCTCACACCGGCGCCATTGCCGGTTCAGACGCTGTCTTTGAGGGGATGTGCCAGCAGTGCGGGATCATTCGGGTCAACGACGTGGAAGACATGTTTGATACGGCGGTGGCCGTTATTTCCCAGCCTCTCCCGGAAGGAAACCGCGTCGGTATCGTAGCCAACGGCGGCGGCTGGGGCGTGCTGACCGCTGACGCCTGCATCGAAGCCGGGCTGGATGTGGTGGAGCTTCCAGAAGAAGCGCTTGAGGCCCTTGACAAGAGGCTGCCTCCCTGGTGGAACAGGCAGAACCCGGTTGATATGGTGGCCGGGATGAGCCGCGGGGCCTTTTTCAAGGCCATTGAAACCCTGGCTAAAACCGAGGTCATTGACGGCCTGATCGTCCTCGGGTTCGGCTATGCCAACGCTCAAGCCGGTGTTTTTGGCACCGTTCCCGATACGCAGGAACAGAACATCTCCGAATACGTGAAGGGGGCCCTCTATTCCGATACCAGAGGCATGAATTTCATCCTTGACATTATTGCGCAGCATCAGAAGCCGGTCCTGCTTTCTTCAGAGTTCATCGTGGGGGCGGATCGCGACCAGAACGAGGCCGTCCTGGCCTTGCGCCGGGAAAATGTGGTCATCTATCCTTCGTCACGTCGGCCGGCGCGGGTTCTGGCTCGCATGGCTCGTTATAACCAGTATCTAAAGAGTAGAGCCCGCGGCCATTGA
- a CDS encoding C40 family peptidase yields MPLTSGFTQKGISRYVILALSFGLTACLITACVSLPRATPARPDTRLGQKIAQRALQYVGTPYRYGGQSPNGFDCSGLIYYVYGQFGYRLPRKTKDMIKAGRWVSRRDLSPGDLVFFKTDWKGSLHSGIFLGQGRFVHAPKTGRTVEVQRLDRGYYKAKYYTARRIVLKH; encoded by the coding sequence ATGCCTTTGACCTCTGGTTTCACACAAAAAGGCATTTCCAGATACGTGATTTTGGCTTTAAGTTTTGGCCTGACCGCCTGTCTGATCACCGCCTGCGTCTCTTTGCCGCGCGCAACACCGGCCAGACCGGATACTCGTTTAGGCCAAAAAATCGCCCAAAGGGCACTGCAGTATGTGGGAACACCTTATCGCTACGGCGGTCAGTCCCCTAACGGCTTTGACTGCAGCGGCCTGATTTATTATGTTTACGGGCAGTTCGGCTACAGGCTGCCTCGCAAAACAAAGGACATGATCAAGGCTGGGCGCTGGGTTTCACGCAGGGACCTGAGCCCTGGAGACCTGGTCTTCTTCAAAACCGACTGGAAGGGCTCGCTGCATAGCGGTATCTTTTTAGGGCAGGGGCGGTTCGTTCATGCGCCCAAGACGGGCAGAACGGTCGAGGTGCAAAGGCTGGATCGGGGTTATTACAAGGCTAAGTACTATACCGCTCGTAGGATTGTCCTGAAGCATTAA